A stretch of the Gossypium hirsutum isolate 1008001.06 chromosome D07, Gossypium_hirsutum_v2.1, whole genome shotgun sequence genome encodes the following:
- the LOC107956634 gene encoding scarecrow-like protein 14 isoform X2, with protein sequence MEEKPCLFHDSLALQAAEKSLYEVLGESYPPRNRAPLCSGHSVESSPDDCSFRTSGDHSTYAGSSSNTSKSIDSRWNGDLGENNDKPSLFEASVPDNFVFQSSVNSFSQSSASFQKGTANNGKGLVGSNSNELAIPNYFSESELALHFKKGVEEASKFLPKGNQLTFDFKSNAWTAELNQKAPVTVVEMESDWKEYSPHRLTGKKNHDREDEDFEEGRNNKQSAVSGDESELSDMFDKVLICAGRNEKSPACGADETPRNGPSKLQPKEQINGSGKARGKKQGKKKEVVDLRTLLILCAQAVSGDDGATAKELIKQIRQHSSPTGDGSQRLAQCFVDALEARLAGTGTHIYSSLAVKRTSAADMLKAYQVYLSACPFMKMAIFFANNTIFKVAEKATTLHVIDFGIFYGFQWPALIHCLANRPGGPPKLRITGIEFPRPGFRPAEAVQETGHRLARYCERYNVPFEFNAVAQKWETIQTEDLKINSNDVIAVNCLFRFKNLLDETVVLNSPRDIVLNLIRKINPDIFVHSIVNGSYNAPFFVTRFREALFHFSALFDMSETNISQEDNLRSMLEQKFYGQEIMNIVACEGTERVERPEAYKQWQVRSVRAGFTQLPLDPELMKKVRGKVKECYHSDFMVDVDGRWMLQGWKGRIIYASSAWVPASYPV encoded by the coding sequence ATGGAAGAGAAGCCCTGTCTGTTCCATGATTCGTTGGCACTTCAAGCTGCCGAAAAATCGCTTTATGAAGTTCTTGGTGAGAGCTATCCTCCTCGCAATCGAGCCCCTCTTTGTAGTGGCCATAGTGTTGAGAGCAGCCCTGATGACTGTTCTTTCCGTACGTCCGGTGATCATAGCACTTATGCTGGTTCTAGTTCCAATACTAGCAAGTCTATTGATTCTCGGTGGAATGGTGATTTGGGGGAAAACAATGACAAGCCGTCTTTATTCGAAGCAAGTGTTCCTGATAACTTTGTTTTTCAGTCTTCTGTGAATTCCTTTTCACAGTCTTCAGCTAGTTTTCAAAAAGGTACTGCTAATAATGGGAAAGGGTTGGTGGGATCTAATTCGAATGAGCTTGCTATTCCAAATTATTTTAGTGAGAGTGAATTGGCATTGCACTTCAAGAAGGGGGTTGAGGAAGCTAGTAAGTTCCTACCCAAAGGTAATCAGCTGACTTTCGATTTCAAGAGCAATGCATGGACTGCAGAGTTGAATCAGAAGGCTCCAGTGACGGTAGTCGAAATGGAGAGTGACTGGAAGGAGTATTCACCACATCGGTTGACAGGAAAGAAGAATCATGATCGAGAAGATGAAGATTTTGAAGAAGGGAGGAATAACAAACAGTCAGCGGTTTCTGGGGATGAAAGTGAGCTGTCTGACATGTTTGATAAGGTGCTCATTTGTGCTGGAAGAAATGAAAAATCTCCTGCTTGTGGTGCTGATGAAACTCCACGCAATGGACCAAGCAAATTGCAGCCAAAGGAGCAAATAAATGGATCCGGGAAGGCTCGTGGCAAGAAACAGGGTAAGAAGAAAGAAGTAGTGGATTTGAGGACTCTCCTGATTTTATGTGCACAAGCAGTCTCAGGAGATGATGGTGCGACTGCTAAGGAACTGATAAAGCAGATTAGGCAGCATTCTTCACCCACTGGTGATGGCTCTCAGAGATTAGCtcagtgctttgtcgatgcccttGAAGCACGCTTAGCTGGGACTGGAACTCATATTTATTCCTCTCTGGCTGTGAAAAGAACTTCAGCTGCTGATATGTTGAAAGCTTACCAAGTTTATTTATCTGCCTGCCCTTTCATGAAGATGGCAATATTTTTCGCAAACAACACTATTTTTAAGGTAGCAGAGAAAGCAACGACACTCCATGTGATAGACTTTggtattttttatggttttcagTGGCCAGCTCTAATCCACTGCCTTGCAAACAGACCTGGTGGTCCTCCAAAATTACGAATTACGGGAATAGAGTTTCCCAGGCCTGGCTTCAGGCCTGCTGAGGCTGTCCAAGAGACCGGCCATCGCTTGGCAAGGTATTGTGAGCGTTATAATGTTCCATTTGAGTTCAATGCTGTTGCACAGAAATGGGAGACAATCCAAACTGAAGACCTCAAGATTAATTCCAATGATGTTATTGCTGTGAATTGCCTGTTTCGATTTAAGAACCTACTAGATGAGACAGTAGTGTTGAACAGTCCAAGGGATATCGTTCTAAACTTGATCCGGAAGATAAATCCTGATATTTTCGTTCATAGCATTGTTAATGGGTCCTACAACGCCCCTTTTTTTGTGACACGGTTCCGGGAGGCACTCTTCCATTTCTCTGCACTATTTGACATGTCCGAGACAAATATCTCTCAAGAAGATAACTTGAGGTCCATGCTCGAGCAAAAGTTTTACGGGCAAGAAATAATGAATATTGTAGCATGCGAAGGCACAGAAAGAGTAGAAAGACCGGAGGCATACAAACAATGGCAGGTTCGTAGTGTGAGGGCTGGATTTACACAGCTTCCATTAGACCCTGAACTCATGAAGAAAGTTAGAGGAAAGGTGAAGGAGTGCTACCACAGTGATTTTATGGTGGACGTGGATGGGCGGTGGATGTTGCAGGGATGGAAGGGTCGGATTATCTACGCGTCTTCTGCTTGGGTACCCGCATCTTATCCAGTTTAA
- the LOC107956634 gene encoding scarecrow-like protein 33 isoform X1 — protein MGSEVNSINDFKFHNGFSMSYSNGYPKSEISNGIISNDPSLDLSSVGAPFLPSLGLNNSSTYASFFSTDKEGDSSSPSDDGDFSDTVLKYISQVLLEEDMEEKPCLFHDSLALQAAEKSLYEVLGESYPPRNRAPLCSGHSVESSPDDCSFRTSGDHSTYAGSSSNTSKSIDSRWNGDLGENNDKPSLFEASVPDNFVFQSSVNSFSQSSASFQKGTANNGKGLVGSNSNELAIPNYFSESELALHFKKGVEEASKFLPKGNQLTFDFKSNAWTAELNQKAPVTVVEMESDWKEYSPHRLTGKKNHDREDEDFEEGRNNKQSAVSGDESELSDMFDKVLICAGRNEKSPACGADETPRNGPSKLQPKEQINGSGKARGKKQGKKKEVVDLRTLLILCAQAVSGDDGATAKELIKQIRQHSSPTGDGSQRLAQCFVDALEARLAGTGTHIYSSLAVKRTSAADMLKAYQVYLSACPFMKMAIFFANNTIFKVAEKATTLHVIDFGIFYGFQWPALIHCLANRPGGPPKLRITGIEFPRPGFRPAEAVQETGHRLARYCERYNVPFEFNAVAQKWETIQTEDLKINSNDVIAVNCLFRFKNLLDETVVLNSPRDIVLNLIRKINPDIFVHSIVNGSYNAPFFVTRFREALFHFSALFDMSETNISQEDNLRSMLEQKFYGQEIMNIVACEGTERVERPEAYKQWQVRSVRAGFTQLPLDPELMKKVRGKVKECYHSDFMVDVDGRWMLQGWKGRIIYASSAWVPASYPV, from the coding sequence ATGGGTTCAGAGGTCAATTCCATAAACGATTTCAAGTTCCACAATGGGTTTAGCATGTCTTATTCAAATGGATACCCTAAATCCGAGATTTCTAATGGGATTATATCAAATGACCCATCTTTAGATTTAAGCTCTGTAGGTGCCCCATTTTTACCTTCTCTTGGTTTGAATAATTCTAGCACTTATGCTTCATTTTTTAGCACAGACAAAGAGGGAGATTCTTCATCTCCTTCTGATGACGGTGACTTCTCCGACACTGTTCTCAAATACATAAGCCAGGTGCTTTTGGAAGAGGACATGGAAGAGAAGCCCTGTCTGTTCCATGATTCGTTGGCACTTCAAGCTGCCGAAAAATCGCTTTATGAAGTTCTTGGTGAGAGCTATCCTCCTCGCAATCGAGCCCCTCTTTGTAGTGGCCATAGTGTTGAGAGCAGCCCTGATGACTGTTCTTTCCGTACGTCCGGTGATCATAGCACTTATGCTGGTTCTAGTTCCAATACTAGCAAGTCTATTGATTCTCGGTGGAATGGTGATTTGGGGGAAAACAATGACAAGCCGTCTTTATTCGAAGCAAGTGTTCCTGATAACTTTGTTTTTCAGTCTTCTGTGAATTCCTTTTCACAGTCTTCAGCTAGTTTTCAAAAAGGTACTGCTAATAATGGGAAAGGGTTGGTGGGATCTAATTCGAATGAGCTTGCTATTCCAAATTATTTTAGTGAGAGTGAATTGGCATTGCACTTCAAGAAGGGGGTTGAGGAAGCTAGTAAGTTCCTACCCAAAGGTAATCAGCTGACTTTCGATTTCAAGAGCAATGCATGGACTGCAGAGTTGAATCAGAAGGCTCCAGTGACGGTAGTCGAAATGGAGAGTGACTGGAAGGAGTATTCACCACATCGGTTGACAGGAAAGAAGAATCATGATCGAGAAGATGAAGATTTTGAAGAAGGGAGGAATAACAAACAGTCAGCGGTTTCTGGGGATGAAAGTGAGCTGTCTGACATGTTTGATAAGGTGCTCATTTGTGCTGGAAGAAATGAAAAATCTCCTGCTTGTGGTGCTGATGAAACTCCACGCAATGGACCAAGCAAATTGCAGCCAAAGGAGCAAATAAATGGATCCGGGAAGGCTCGTGGCAAGAAACAGGGTAAGAAGAAAGAAGTAGTGGATTTGAGGACTCTCCTGATTTTATGTGCACAAGCAGTCTCAGGAGATGATGGTGCGACTGCTAAGGAACTGATAAAGCAGATTAGGCAGCATTCTTCACCCACTGGTGATGGCTCTCAGAGATTAGCtcagtgctttgtcgatgcccttGAAGCACGCTTAGCTGGGACTGGAACTCATATTTATTCCTCTCTGGCTGTGAAAAGAACTTCAGCTGCTGATATGTTGAAAGCTTACCAAGTTTATTTATCTGCCTGCCCTTTCATGAAGATGGCAATATTTTTCGCAAACAACACTATTTTTAAGGTAGCAGAGAAAGCAACGACACTCCATGTGATAGACTTTggtattttttatggttttcagTGGCCAGCTCTAATCCACTGCCTTGCAAACAGACCTGGTGGTCCTCCAAAATTACGAATTACGGGAATAGAGTTTCCCAGGCCTGGCTTCAGGCCTGCTGAGGCTGTCCAAGAGACCGGCCATCGCTTGGCAAGGTATTGTGAGCGTTATAATGTTCCATTTGAGTTCAATGCTGTTGCACAGAAATGGGAGACAATCCAAACTGAAGACCTCAAGATTAATTCCAATGATGTTATTGCTGTGAATTGCCTGTTTCGATTTAAGAACCTACTAGATGAGACAGTAGTGTTGAACAGTCCAAGGGATATCGTTCTAAACTTGATCCGGAAGATAAATCCTGATATTTTCGTTCATAGCATTGTTAATGGGTCCTACAACGCCCCTTTTTTTGTGACACGGTTCCGGGAGGCACTCTTCCATTTCTCTGCACTATTTGACATGTCCGAGACAAATATCTCTCAAGAAGATAACTTGAGGTCCATGCTCGAGCAAAAGTTTTACGGGCAAGAAATAATGAATATTGTAGCATGCGAAGGCACAGAAAGAGTAGAAAGACCGGAGGCATACAAACAATGGCAGGTTCGTAGTGTGAGGGCTGGATTTACACAGCTTCCATTAGACCCTGAACTCATGAAGAAAGTTAGAGGAAAGGTGAAGGAGTGCTACCACAGTGATTTTATGGTGGACGTGGATGGGCGGTGGATGTTGCAGGGATGGAAGGGTCGGATTATCTACGCGTCTTCTGCTTGGGTACCCGCATCTTATCCAGTTTAA